The following proteins are encoded in a genomic region of Vibrio spartinae:
- a CDS encoding aminotransferase class I/II-fold pyridoxal phosphate-dependent enzyme, producing MTEHNQAASDALQQFILQTFSEITEYPVDALSMSSHLENDLGIDSIALADIATTLTKQLQLAAPLATDKIDTIADIMSAIQSTAYQLPSATSAVAPTAKNHWLDDMICQVFANNSGYPAESLNMNAQIENDLGIDSINVLSVQSELLTMLGLDPKLTLPKADTLAAMKAALISQLPQDGEGYQPPVIAKTEAAAPSDEDPYAHLAMSSEADRKQVGDPRTMRDFVGIQHPDLFHKAREFRKFYHEKRDNQLYWYGMPLETPCKNRAVIFDETTGKSREFLMFGSNSYLGLSSHPEVIQAIQDAAGLYGATNTGCRIIAGSNMLHLELERKLAKLKGRDDCIVYPSGYSANLGCISALTSKHDLVFTDAINHMSIQDGCKLAGAQRKIYDHSLTSLEKSLAKYADHPGGKLIVTDGVFSMHGDIVDLPRLVKLAERYGAKVLVDDAHSTGVLGKTGSGTSEHFNMKGQVDLELGTMSKSLSGLGGYVCADADVVEYLRFYSNSYVFAATIPAHVAAGVIASIDIMLREPERLTRLWDNIYYFRTRLLNAGFDLENSDSAIIPVVVGDDAKTLLFGRAVRKRGMYCQTVVFPGVSVGDARLRISVTSEHTRQDLDEAYQILVDSALEVGVPVADTARVREKVAIAEA from the coding sequence ATGACAGAACATAACCAAGCAGCATCTGATGCGCTACAGCAATTCATTCTGCAAACATTTTCCGAAATCACCGAGTACCCGGTCGATGCATTATCAATGAGCAGCCACCTGGAAAATGATTTAGGCATTGATTCAATTGCATTGGCGGATATTGCCACCACACTGACCAAGCAACTGCAACTTGCAGCACCACTGGCGACAGATAAGATCGACACAATTGCGGATATCATGTCCGCGATTCAATCTACGGCTTATCAGTTACCGAGCGCTACGTCCGCGGTTGCCCCCACGGCGAAAAATCATTGGTTGGACGACATGATTTGTCAGGTCTTTGCTAACAATAGCGGCTACCCTGCTGAATCTCTCAATATGAATGCTCAGATTGAAAATGATTTAGGGATTGACTCGATCAATGTGCTCTCGGTCCAGAGTGAATTGCTGACCATGCTGGGACTCGATCCGAAACTGACCTTACCAAAAGCCGATACACTGGCAGCGATGAAAGCTGCGCTTATCAGCCAGCTCCCGCAGGACGGTGAAGGCTATCAACCACCCGTGATCGCCAAAACGGAAGCTGCGGCACCGAGTGACGAAGATCCATATGCGCACCTTGCGATGTCTTCAGAGGCCGATCGTAAACAAGTGGGTGACCCGAGAACCATGCGCGATTTCGTCGGGATTCAACATCCGGATCTGTTTCATAAAGCACGTGAGTTCCGTAAATTTTATCATGAGAAACGGGATAACCAGCTTTACTGGTATGGGATGCCACTTGAGACACCTTGTAAGAACCGCGCGGTAATCTTTGATGAAACCACAGGGAAAAGTCGTGAATTTCTAATGTTTGGCTCAAACAGCTACCTTGGGCTATCCAGTCATCCGGAAGTCATTCAAGCAATTCAGGATGCAGCGGGTTTATACGGTGCGACGAATACCGGTTGTCGGATTATTGCGGGCAGTAACATGCTGCACTTAGAACTGGAACGCAAGCTGGCAAAATTGAAAGGACGGGACGACTGTATCGTTTATCCATCCGGTTACTCGGCCAACCTCGGTTGTATTTCTGCCCTGACCAGTAAACATGATCTGGTGTTTACCGACGCGATTAACCACATGAGTATTCAAGATGGTTGTAAACTGGCTGGCGCACAACGCAAGATTTACGATCACTCACTGACCAGTTTAGAAAAATCGTTGGCGAAGTATGCCGATCATCCGGGCGGAAAACTGATTGTGACCGACGGGGTGTTCAGTATGCACGGCGATATCGTCGATCTGCCGCGTCTGGTCAAACTAGCGGAACGTTATGGCGCTAAAGTTTTGGTTGATGATGCCCATTCAACCGGCGTGTTAGGGAAAACCGGTTCCGGTACTTCCGAACATTTCAATATGAAAGGTCAGGTCGATCTCGAACTGGGAACAATGAGCAAATCACTTTCAGGATTGGGAGGATATGTTTGTGCCGATGCTGACGTAGTCGAATATTTACGCTTCTATTCCAATTCCTATGTCTTTGCCGCCACAATCCCGGCCCATGTCGCTGCGGGGGTTATCGCTTCAATTGACATCATGCTCCGTGAACCAGAACGTCTCACTCGTCTGTGGGATAACATTTACTATTTCCGGACACGTCTGCTCAATGCCGGATTTGATCTGGAAAACTCTGATTCAGCGATTATTCCGGTCGTGGTCGGTGATGATGCGAAGACTTTACTGTTTGGCCGTGCGGTCAGAAAACGCGGCATGTATTGCCAGACCGTGGTCTTCCCCGGCGTCAGTGTCGGTGATGCCCGGCTGCGGATCAGTGTCACCAGTGAGCATACTCGTCAGGATCTCGATGAAGCCTATCAAATCTTAGTGGATTCAGCACTTGAGGTGGGCGTCCCTGTGGCAGATACGGCCCGAGTACGGGAAAAAGTTGCCATCGCGGAGGCATAA
- a CDS encoding D-alanine--poly(phosphoribitol) ligase, translating to MAIPTILNRLLSHIRHTPDRSALRCGTQHWRYAQLGQRVLQIAAALQQMDLSHQGILLHLPKSPDTVAAIYAVWLTDNHYIPVDFSQPESRIQRIIDIARPVLIIDQDWLDSLDHQPVPIAAIEDFQTFNHSLAAVLYTSGSTGQPKGVQLTHTMLDFFIEWAIADMTLQAEDILANHASFAFDLSTFDLFAAASVGACVWIIRESEQKNCPALIEGIAQHQVTVWYSVPSILAMMEKSGLLNQDVTASLRRVVFAGEAYPIAAFRQLLEHLPRHCRISNWYGPTETNVCTAYTIDRDRLSQLSHIPIGYPLAGLQGDIEDDTGQRHQLPDCIGVSGELLISGPCVTPGYLNAPESRQTARHAKQCHATGDRVEMTRDGLIYRGRIDDMVKINGYRVELGEIESALYQHPAIQQVALFVELGELSQQLVMVAVLKAADAKLSLLAIKQFLREKLPAYMLPQKLVITEQLPMNPNGKVDRRRLAEVTPR from the coding sequence ATGGCGATACCAACGATTTTAAACCGTTTGTTATCACATATTCGTCATACACCGGATCGTTCAGCGCTGCGTTGTGGAACGCAGCACTGGCGTTATGCACAACTGGGTCAACGGGTGCTGCAAATTGCTGCAGCACTACAGCAGATGGATCTATCTCATCAGGGGATTTTGCTTCATCTGCCCAAAAGCCCGGATACGGTTGCAGCGATTTATGCGGTATGGCTGACAGACAATCACTATATTCCGGTTGATTTCAGCCAACCGGAATCGAGAATTCAGCGGATTATCGACATTGCCCGGCCAGTGCTCATCATCGATCAGGATTGGCTGGACTCACTCGATCATCAACCGGTGCCGATAGCAGCCATTGAGGATTTTCAGACCTTCAATCATTCGCTTGCGGCGGTGTTATACACCTCAGGCTCAACCGGTCAACCCAAAGGCGTTCAGCTCACCCATACGATGCTCGACTTTTTCATCGAATGGGCGATTGCTGATATGACGTTACAAGCCGAAGATATATTGGCCAATCATGCCAGCTTTGCTTTTGATCTGAGTACGTTTGATCTGTTTGCTGCGGCTTCCGTCGGTGCTTGCGTCTGGATTATCCGAGAGTCCGAACAGAAGAATTGTCCGGCCTTGATTGAGGGGATTGCACAACACCAAGTCACGGTGTGGTACAGCGTTCCTTCGATTCTGGCGATGATGGAAAAAAGCGGTCTCCTCAATCAAGATGTGACAGCGTCACTAAGACGCGTTGTTTTTGCTGGTGAAGCCTACCCGATAGCGGCATTTCGTCAACTGCTTGAACATCTCCCCCGTCACTGTCGGATCAGCAATTGGTATGGCCCGACAGAGACCAATGTGTGTACCGCTTACACCATTGATCGTGACCGTTTATCTCAGCTGAGTCATATCCCGATTGGGTATCCGCTCGCTGGTCTTCAGGGTGATATTGAAGATGATACCGGTCAGCGTCATCAGCTCCCGGACTGCATCGGTGTGAGTGGTGAGTTATTGATTTCAGGCCCTTGTGTCACACCGGGCTATCTCAATGCCCCCGAATCGCGACAAACCGCGCGCCATGCCAAACAGTGCCATGCAACCGGCGATCGCGTGGAGATGACCCGAGATGGTCTCATCTATCGTGGTCGAATCGACGATATGGTCAAGATCAACGGTTATCGGGTTGAGCTGGGAGAAATCGAGTCGGCTTTATACCAACACCCTGCGATTCAACAGGTGGCCTTGTTTGTCGAACTCGGTGAGCTGAGCCAACAGTTGGTCATGGTGGCCGTTCTGAAAGCAGCGGATGCCAAATTGAGTCTGCTTGCTATCAAGCAGTTTCTTCGGGAGAAACTCCCCGCTTATATGTTGCCGCAAAAACTGGTGATAACGGAGCAATTACCGATGAATCCCAATGGCAAAGTAGACCGCAGACGTTTAGCGGAGGTCACGCCACGATGA
- a CDS encoding beta-ketoacyl [acyl carrier protein] synthase domain-containing protein: protein MSSDQSNNRLAIVSIGCVFPGQRHLHHLSEPQAWQQLVQQHYGSPWQHLETELDAKAPLSIGQVNDEDFDFRKFAIPPLFRKAVSKETRLALLAADDVFKQISLPESLRDHCDQFCAVHLGSDAAYRNAAKVQALRLLGDQLTEQGNTPQETEQQIDAYKQQLAQSWGASSHDRIGEMASSIPARIAHFAQTRGKCQTIDGADLGGLRLLQLAQDSFRYQDSQVALLTSIQCFHYAEQANLLLEQGVCANQTWLEGAISLLVCPVNVAQENQWPVLAELGDIDTLPSTEITPDHRDYFAGANQVFCQLLEMLREQKQHCSGHSFTGPRWRIGPTPVNKDVLHPQAPIRLLDYCPLTALGHDKSLFWQTLAQGGDTIQPLSAGQLHQVALFRPNPQKLSTYIRQAMCFPSHKIQDVTAEKPMMPAKQHRLDVTQQYLLNGSTRLSLPSPDPHRRTAIIVATNLSLTPDRTRTVRHLWDQLPQTITLPRPQPQPQNRWNWYGASGIGSAMLLAQQLGIKADCYAVEAACASSMAALHDAVRALQSGRYDQVIVAGIEMATTERDLVLCSAQMMLSTSRIRPFADKNDGFTPGDGGGVFILSRQPDDSEALATIHAISGSCDSRSMTAPDPEGQSLAIEKTLALTDVAPEQIQYIEAHGTGTALGDISEISAIRQHYQRENNSPDATQQHAPLFIGSVKYNFGHCFAGAAALSVCKVLSAFEHEQIPPTPIRDQINPQLMLTDLPADIPQQTIPWPYPYAGGRIAAINSFGTGGINYHLIIEQAGGATDNG, encoded by the coding sequence ATGAGTTCAGATCAATCAAACAACCGACTGGCGATAGTCAGTATTGGGTGCGTTTTCCCCGGTCAACGCCATCTGCATCACCTGTCAGAGCCACAAGCATGGCAACAACTGGTGCAACAGCATTATGGTTCGCCATGGCAACATTTAGAAACCGAGCTGGACGCTAAAGCCCCGCTCTCTATCGGCCAAGTCAATGATGAGGACTTTGATTTCAGAAAGTTCGCGATTCCCCCGCTGTTTCGTAAGGCGGTCAGTAAAGAAACCCGGCTGGCATTGCTCGCCGCGGATGACGTGTTCAAACAGATTTCGCTCCCGGAATCCCTACGGGATCACTGCGATCAATTCTGTGCGGTACATCTGGGGAGCGACGCTGCCTATCGTAATGCTGCGAAAGTTCAGGCATTACGTCTACTTGGCGATCAATTGACAGAACAAGGCAATACACCGCAAGAAACAGAACAACAGATTGATGCATATAAACAGCAACTCGCACAAAGTTGGGGCGCCTCTTCTCATGACCGTATCGGTGAAATGGCTTCCAGTATCCCAGCCCGGATTGCTCATTTTGCCCAGACCCGCGGAAAATGTCAGACCATCGACGGTGCTGATCTGGGGGGATTACGGCTGTTGCAATTGGCACAAGATAGTTTTCGCTATCAAGACAGCCAGGTTGCTCTTCTGACATCGATTCAATGTTTTCACTATGCAGAGCAAGCCAACCTGTTACTGGAACAAGGGGTTTGCGCAAATCAGACTTGGCTGGAAGGGGCGATTAGTCTGCTGGTTTGCCCAGTTAATGTTGCTCAGGAGAACCAATGGCCGGTTCTTGCTGAATTAGGCGATATCGATACGCTGCCATCAACGGAGATAACCCCAGATCATCGTGACTATTTTGCCGGTGCCAATCAGGTGTTCTGCCAGTTACTCGAAATGCTACGCGAGCAGAAACAGCACTGTAGCGGTCATTCATTCACCGGCCCCAGATGGCGAATCGGTCCGACCCCCGTGAATAAAGACGTTCTTCATCCACAGGCACCGATCCGGCTTTTGGATTACTGTCCGCTGACAGCACTCGGCCATGACAAGTCGCTGTTCTGGCAAACCTTGGCCCAAGGGGGCGATACCATTCAGCCATTATCTGCCGGGCAACTGCATCAGGTGGCGTTATTTCGTCCTAACCCCCAAAAACTCAGTACCTATATTCGTCAAGCGATGTGCTTTCCCAGCCACAAGATTCAGGACGTGACTGCCGAGAAACCGATGATGCCGGCCAAGCAACATCGGTTGGATGTTACCCAGCAATACTTGCTCAATGGCAGCACTCGTTTATCGCTGCCATCACCCGATCCCCATCGTCGAACAGCGATTATTGTCGCAACTAATTTATCGCTGACCCCCGATCGGACTCGTACTGTGCGTCATTTATGGGATCAATTACCTCAGACGATCACACTCCCTCGCCCTCAGCCACAACCGCAAAACCGTTGGAACTGGTATGGTGCCAGTGGTATCGGCTCAGCGATGTTGCTCGCGCAGCAGTTAGGGATTAAGGCGGACTGTTATGCAGTTGAGGCCGCATGTGCCAGCTCGATGGCCGCACTGCATGATGCGGTGAGAGCATTGCAGTCCGGGCGTTACGATCAAGTGATCGTCGCAGGTATTGAAATGGCAACAACGGAACGCGATTTAGTGTTGTGTAGTGCCCAGATGATGCTCTCAACATCTCGGATTCGTCCGTTTGCCGATAAAAATGATGGCTTTACTCCCGGTGATGGCGGTGGTGTATTTATTCTCTCCCGTCAACCCGATGATTCGGAAGCGCTCGCAACGATTCATGCGATTTCCGGCTCATGTGACAGCCGCTCAATGACCGCACCGGATCCGGAAGGACAATCTCTCGCGATAGAAAAAACACTGGCACTGACTGACGTCGCACCGGAGCAGATTCAATACATTGAGGCTCACGGAACGGGTACCGCTCTGGGGGATATCTCAGAAATCAGTGCAATTCGACAGCATTATCAGCGCGAAAACAACTCACCAGATGCCACACAACAGCACGCACCGTTATTCATTGGCTCGGTGAAATACAATTTCGGTCACTGCTTTGCCGGTGCCGCCGCCCTGAGTGTGTGTAAAGTGCTCAGTGCATTTGAACATGAACAGATTCCACCGACACCGATCCGCGATCAAATCAATCCTCAGTTAATGCTGACGGATCTTCCGGCTGACATTCCTCAGCAGACCATCCCTTGGCCTTACCCTTATGCGGGAGGACGTATCGCGGCCATCAACTCATTCGGTACGGGCGGTATCAATTACCATCTGATCATCGAACAAGCCGGTGGTGCAACGGATAACGGATAA
- a CDS encoding RedY → MKTIVHKIRLKDIALYHEFRDWVVHTDYLACQQLDSVLAFEVIDVTQSADAQFHLIEIIRVSDLEAFDRDMQTPVFQSLVARFEQMADVIEEISGERIGNGYQQ, encoded by the coding sequence ATGAAAACAATTGTGCATAAAATTCGCCTCAAAGATATCGCCCTGTACCACGAGTTTCGCGACTGGGTTGTTCATACTGACTATCTGGCTTGTCAGCAGCTTGATTCTGTTCTGGCATTTGAGGTGATTGATGTCACCCAGTCCGCTGATGCGCAATTCCACTTGATTGAGATCATTCGTGTCAGCGATCTGGAAGCATTCGACCGTGATATGCAAACCCCGGTATTCCAAAGTCTGGTGGCACGTTTCGAGCAAATGGCCGACGTCATTGAAGAAATTTCCGGAGAAAGAATCGGTAATGGTTACCAACAGTAA
- a CDS encoding 4'-phosphopantetheinyl transferase family protein translates to MVTNSKDYTRMTSQYSAGTDVPRLMIAQACFDEHTTVADRLSQVRQQARWQTKRWLNQVWQTTDASLSHLAESSVAQKTKCFEFNIIYTQQGQPFGFHPDFGVRGVSVSHSGIWYAIATASQPSLGVDLQCYRPFGTSARQWAFTTEECTQSMTLLCATWAVREAFLKSHGVGLPHLLRTIDIDWQQQRVSDPAANLSERMFWLVYGLYWVCAICYCPESEPPVLETLSTAVPLTVSSARSTSLC, encoded by the coding sequence ATGGTTACCAACAGTAAAGACTATACACGCATGACCAGTCAGTATTCAGCGGGCACTGATGTGCCTCGCTTGATGATTGCACAAGCGTGTTTCGATGAACATACAACGGTCGCTGACAGGCTCTCGCAGGTCAGGCAGCAGGCGCGTTGGCAAACCAAACGATGGCTGAATCAGGTATGGCAGACCACTGATGCGTCGTTAAGCCATCTGGCTGAAAGCTCAGTTGCACAGAAAACTAAGTGCTTTGAATTTAATATCATATATACTCAGCAAGGTCAGCCATTCGGCTTTCATCCGGACTTCGGTGTTCGCGGTGTGTCAGTCAGTCACAGTGGTATTTGGTATGCGATTGCCACCGCATCGCAACCGTCATTGGGGGTTGATCTCCAGTGCTACCGACCTTTTGGCACCTCAGCCCGGCAATGGGCTTTCACAACCGAAGAATGTACACAGTCCATGACGTTACTTTGTGCGACTTGGGCGGTACGAGAAGCCTTTTTAAAGAGTCATGGTGTCGGGCTGCCACATTTATTACGAACCATCGACATCGACTGGCAGCAGCAGCGGGTATCGGATCCTGCCGCAAACCTGAGTGAACGCATGTTCTGGCTGGTTTATGGCTTATATTGGGTTTGTGCGATCTGTTATTGCCCTGAAAGTGAGCCCCCAGTATTGGAAACATTATCTACCGCTGTACCATTGACCGTTTCATCCGCCAGGAGCACATCATTATGTTGA
- a CDS encoding DUF1295 domain-containing protein, translating into MEIWITLIVIMLVLSGLSYRATQKAQDTRPMFIWGFNSMAPVALAYCYWGTGDFGHKALMIVFVGIYLLRMNIVLTRWYVNTAAAKLGGVIPEQQQPILAVMMVNIFGWLYCLPFYWAADQQGPFGAMQWLAIVVYIIGTIYHFGSDYQKRRFKQNPNNRGRLLNTGFWGTSRHPNYFGDFLIFVSFGLLANHWIGLIAPLTNIGQYYGDAIPKSEKMSGERYGEQWENYKRKVKCFIPFVV; encoded by the coding sequence ATGGAAATTTGGATCACGTTAATTGTCATTATGTTGGTTTTATCCGGACTGTCTTATCGTGCCACTCAAAAAGCACAAGATACCCGTCCTATGTTTATCTGGGGATTTAATAGTATGGCCCCTGTTGCCCTCGCCTATTGTTATTGGGGAACGGGTGATTTTGGACATAAAGCATTAATGATTGTATTTGTCGGCATTTATTTGCTGCGGATGAACATTGTATTAACACGTTGGTATGTGAATACTGCTGCCGCGAAACTCGGTGGCGTCATCCCCGAGCAACAACAACCCATATTGGCGGTGATGATGGTCAATATTTTCGGTTGGCTCTACTGCTTACCGTTTTACTGGGCGGCAGATCAGCAAGGACCATTCGGCGCCATGCAATGGCTGGCTATTGTTGTCTATATTATTGGCACTATTTACCACTTCGGCAGCGATTATCAAAAACGCCGTTTCAAACAGAACCCGAACAATCGCGGCCGGCTGTTAAACACTGGTTTTTGGGGCACATCCCGCCATCCCAATTACTTTGGTGATTTCCTGATTTTTGTCAGTTTCGGTCTGCTCGCTAATCATTGGATCGGGCTCATTGCCCCACTCACGAATATCGGGCAATATTATGGTGATGCGATTCCGAAAAGTGAAAAAATGTCTGGTGAACGCTATGGCGAGCAATGGGAAAATTATAAACGCAAAGTGAAATGTTTTATTCCGTTTGTCGTGTAA
- a CDS encoding ATP-binding protein, which yields MKNLEHIEELNETLLELRRCREREISLAEENRTILTTLSALSNSEDKYHIFDELQKVLGQYIDFSDFIVISKQKSELTFTTFLTTNRVFKNRHWRYGNKFQRALDGECILLFQPDSLAEFSFLSEPLRQSIGVALMIGIRAQASDSVLLLLGSENGQFNTDTKSTFLRFRPLIERAISEIEHKEALQNIVDQRTKELQEARQIAEQANETKSQFLAMMSHELRTPLNAVIGIIDILQQGSDDYQRDLLTRMGYSAELLHVIIGDILDVSQIESGHFKLHRQWTNLNARLLGSLEHYQNNAEQKNLAFHISGQVSDQYEYFVDPVRLMQIIFNLVGNAVKFTDEGEVKVELNTADDQLTILVADTGIGMKPEKLHHLFTPFIQADSTKTRNYGGTGLGLAITKHLVDLMGGQIHVESRLAKGTTFHVNLPLCLKKPYQVSQPELPPSASSSHKATPQKNVLVVEDTKTNQMVIQILLEQMGYSVTIAENGQEFLDVIAENTDFDLILMDISMPVMDGIEATKRLRHHNILTPVVALTAHSTPEDRDKCLLAGMDDFIVKPFRKHHIQAIVNKYLHENR from the coding sequence ATGAAGAATCTTGAGCATATAGAAGAGCTGAATGAAACCTTACTCGAATTGAGGCGATGTCGGGAGCGGGAAATCAGTCTGGCTGAAGAAAACCGAACCATTCTGACGACGTTATCGGCCTTAAGTAATTCAGAAGACAAATATCACATATTTGATGAACTCCAAAAAGTGCTGGGACAATACATCGATTTCAGCGACTTCATTGTTATTTCCAAACAGAAATCAGAACTGACATTTACCACGTTTCTGACAACCAATCGCGTATTTAAAAACAGACACTGGCGCTACGGTAATAAATTTCAACGAGCACTCGATGGTGAATGTATTTTACTGTTCCAGCCCGATTCCCTTGCTGAGTTTAGCTTTCTAAGTGAACCGCTCAGGCAAAGTATCGGGGTCGCACTGATGATTGGCATTCGGGCACAAGCCAGCGACTCGGTTTTATTATTACTCGGATCTGAAAATGGTCAATTCAACACCGATACCAAGTCAACGTTCCTCCGTTTTCGGCCACTGATCGAACGTGCAATCAGTGAAATTGAGCATAAAGAAGCGCTACAAAATATCGTTGATCAGCGAACCAAAGAGTTACAAGAAGCCCGCCAGATTGCCGAACAAGCCAATGAAACTAAATCTCAGTTTCTTGCCATGATGAGTCATGAACTGAGAACACCGCTGAACGCGGTAATTGGTATCATTGATATCTTGCAGCAAGGCTCAGATGACTATCAGCGTGATCTATTAACTCGCATGGGATATTCTGCAGAATTACTACACGTGATCATCGGTGATATTTTGGATGTCAGTCAGATTGAATCCGGACACTTTAAATTACATCGCCAGTGGACCAATTTAAATGCGCGCCTGCTTGGCTCTCTGGAACATTATCAAAATAATGCTGAACAAAAAAATCTGGCATTTCACATTTCAGGTCAGGTTTCAGACCAATATGAATACTTTGTTGATCCGGTCCGGCTCATGCAGATTATTTTTAATTTGGTTGGTAATGCAGTCAAGTTCACCGATGAAGGTGAAGTCAAAGTTGAACTCAATACCGCAGATGATCAATTGACAATTCTTGTTGCTGATACCGGTATTGGGATGAAACCGGAGAAACTGCATCATTTATTCACACCGTTTATTCAGGCTGACAGTACCAAAACGAGAAACTATGGGGGAACCGGACTGGGTTTAGCGATCACCAAGCACCTTGTTGATCTCATGGGGGGACAGATTCACGTTGAAAGCCGATTAGCAAAAGGGACAACTTTTCATGTCAACTTACCGCTGTGTCTGAAAAAACCTTATCAGGTTTCTCAACCCGAATTACCACCGAGTGCTTCTTCTTCGCACAAGGCAACTCCCCAGAAAAATGTATTGGTGGTTGAAGATACGAAAACCAACCAGATGGTGATTCAAATTCTGTTGGAACAAATGGGTTACAGCGTCACTATTGCTGAAAACGGACAAGAGTTTCTGGATGTTATTGCAGAGAACACCGATTTTGACCTGATTCTGATGGATATTTCTATGCCGGTGATGGATGGGATTGAAGCGACAAAAAGATTACGTCATCACAATATCCTCACCCCGGTTGTAGCCTTAACAGCCCACTCAACACCGGAAGATCGGGACAAATGTCTGCTGGCGGGAATGGATGACTTTATCGTTAAACCGTTCAGAAAGCATCATATCCAAGCAATCGTCAATAAGTATCTGCATGAAAACCGCTAG
- a CDS encoding FIST signal transduction protein, with product MDRAHLRGVFFYYTEEYAPEILWTELTRQLPNVPIVGCSSYQGIMTEKGYFNGPTIALMAIQHGACAFGTGFAEFANHATINDAVQEAIQQALQHAQRCGEVPDLVVLHTIPGYEEEIIAAIDTVFGMPVPMIGGSAADNLIQQRWSVMTDKGWSGNAIAIQLCFPLSTVATGFCAGYSPTECIGTITKSHGRLLEEIDHEPAIDVYKAWISDHSNRLISDEYVYQHITSFPLGRVAGQIYEQPYYKLTHPRRITERGGLELFADVQVGEEITLMTGSREQLVNRAARVLKEAGAKNHTHSEILGAISIFCAGAMARLGNDIQSVQKQMCEQLNDKPFICPFTYGEQGQFVGGENAHGNLMISSAILYEPESFS from the coding sequence TTGGACCGTGCTCACTTGCGTGGTGTGTTTTTTTACTATACTGAAGAGTATGCACCAGAAATATTATGGACAGAATTGACACGTCAGCTACCGAATGTCCCGATAGTGGGGTGTTCGTCATATCAAGGCATTATGACAGAAAAGGGCTATTTCAACGGGCCGACGATTGCCTTGATGGCCATTCAGCATGGCGCCTGTGCGTTCGGAACAGGATTTGCTGAGTTTGCCAATCACGCCACAATTAACGACGCCGTTCAAGAGGCGATTCAGCAGGCATTACAGCACGCACAACGTTGTGGCGAAGTTCCCGATCTAGTTGTTTTACATACGATTCCCGGATATGAAGAAGAAATTATCGCTGCAATAGACACTGTTTTTGGTATGCCAGTGCCGATGATTGGCGGTAGTGCGGCGGATAATCTTATTCAGCAGCGATGGTCGGTGATGACCGATAAAGGCTGGTCCGGCAATGCAATTGCCATTCAACTATGTTTTCCTCTCAGCACCGTGGCAACCGGTTTCTGTGCCGGTTATTCTCCGACTGAGTGTATCGGAACCATCACCAAATCTCATGGCCGCCTGCTTGAAGAAATTGATCATGAACCTGCCATTGATGTTTATAAGGCTTGGATCAGTGATCATTCTAATCGGCTGATTTCTGATGAATATGTCTACCAACACATTACGAGTTTTCCACTCGGACGAGTTGCCGGACAAATCTATGAACAACCTTATTATAAGCTGACCCATCCAAGACGAATCACAGAGCGGGGTGGGCTGGAATTGTTTGCTGATGTTCAAGTTGGTGAAGAGATTACACTGATGACCGGTTCCCGAGAACAATTGGTGAATCGAGCAGCCAGAGTCTTGAAAGAAGCCGGAGCGAAGAATCATACCCACTCGGAGATCCTCGGGGCTATCTCGATTTTTTGTGCCGGTGCGATGGCTCGATTGGGCAATGACATTCAGAGTGTACAAAAACAGATGTGTGAGCAGTTAAACGACAAACCCTTTATTTGTCCATTTACTTACGGTGAGCAAGGGCAATTTGTCGGTGGTGAAAATGCGCATGGTAACTTGATGATTTCATCTGCCATTTTATATGAGCCGGAGTCTTTTTCGTGA